Proteins found in one Elephas maximus indicus isolate mEleMax1 chromosome 11, mEleMax1 primary haplotype, whole genome shotgun sequence genomic segment:
- the ZNF568 gene encoding zinc finger protein 568 isoform X1: MTRSHETVTFKDVAVDFTQEEWQQMKPAQRNLYRDVMLENYSNLVTVGCQVTKPDVIFKLEQEEEPWVVEEGMFGRHCPEIWEVDEQIKKQQGTLVRKLTFISKKALIKEKVSECKKIAKIIPLSSDIATSRQSFYECDSVDKDLEHNLDLLSFEKDCVREKNYEYNEYGKPFYHFSSRVVIPFKCNRCGQEFNHKFDLIRHGRIHAGDKPYQCKECGKAFSRKENLITHQKIHTGEKPFKCNECGKAFIQMSNLIRHQRIHTGEKPYACKDCWKAFSQKSNLIEHERIHTGEKPYECKECGKSFSQKQNLIEHEKIHTGEKPYACNECGRAFSRMSSVTLHMRSHTGEKPYKCNKCGKAFSQCSVFIIHMRSHTGEKPYVCSECGKAFSQSSSLTVHMRNHTAEKPYECNECGKAFSRKENLLTHQKIHTGEKPYECNECGKAFIQMSNLIRHQRIHTGEKPYACTVCGKTFSQKSNLTEHEKIHTGEKPYHCNQCGKAFSQRQNLLEHEKIHTGEKPFKCNECGKAFSRISSLTLHVRSHTGEKPYECNKCGKAFSQCSLLIIHMRSHTGEKPFECNECGKAFSQRASLSIHKRGHTGEKHHVY; this comes from the exons GAAACAGTGACTTTTAAAGACGTGGCTGTGGACTTCACCCAGGAGGAGTGGCAGCAAATGAAACCTGCTCAGAGGAACTTGTACCGGGATGTGATGCTGGAGAACTATAGCAACCTTGTCACAGTGG GCTGTCAAGTCACCAAACCAGATGTGATCTTCAAGTTGGAGCAGgaagaggagccctgggtggTAGAGGAAGGAATGTTTGGGAGGCACTGTCCAG AAATTTGGGAAGTTGATGAGCAGATCAAGAAGCAACAGGGAACACTTGTAAGGAAACTCACATTCATCTCCAAGAAAGCTCTGATTAAAGAAAAAGTCAGCGAATgcaaaaaaattgcaaaaataatTCCTCTGAGCTCAGACATTGCAACTTCGAGACAAAGCTTCTATGAATGTGACTCAGTTGATAAGGATTTGGAACATAATTTAGACCTACTTAGTTTTGAGAAAGACTGTGTAAGAGAGAAAAATTATGAATATAATGAGTATGGGAAACCATTTTACCATTTCTCATCTCGTGTTGTAATTCCTTTTAAGTGTAATCGATGTGGACAGGAGTTCAATCATAAATTTGACCTCATCAGACATGGGAGAATTCATGCTGGAGATAAACCCTATcaatgtaaagaatgtggaaaagcctttagcAGGAAGGAAAATCTTATAACACATCAAAAAATTCATACTGGGGAAAAACCTTTTAAGTGTAATGAATGTGGAAAGGCTTTCATTCAGATGTCAAACCTTATTAGACaccagagaattcatactggggAAAAACCTTACGCATGTAAGGATTGTTGGAAAGCCTTCAGTCAGAAATCAAATCTCATTGAACAtgagagaattcatactggagaaaagccctatgaatgtaaggaatgtgggaaatccTTCAGCCAGAAGCAAAACCTTATTGAGCATGAGAAAATTCATACTGGGGAGAAACCTTATGCATGTAATGAATGTGGTAGAGCTTTTTCTCGAATGTCATCTGTTACTCTACACATGAGAAGTCACACAGGGGAAAAACCCTATAAATGCAataaatgtggaaaagccttctcTCAATGCTCAGTATTTATTATACATATGAGAAGTCATACAGGTGAGAAACCCTATGTATgtagtgaatgtgggaaagccttctctCAAAGTTCATCCCTTACTGTGCATATGAGAAATCATACAGctgagaaaccttatgaatgtaatgaatgtgggaaagccttcagccGGAAAGAAAATCTCCTTACACATCAgaaaattcatactggagagaaaccttatgaatgtaatgaatgtgggaaagcttttaTTCAGATGTCAAACCTCATTCGACaccagagaattcatactggtgaAAAACCCTATGCATGTACAGtatgtgggaaaacctttagtCAAAAATCAAATCTTACTGAACATGAGAAAATTCATACTGGGGAGAAACCATATCATTGTAATCAATGTGGAAAAGCTTTCAGTCAGAGACAAAATCTCCTTGAGCATGAGAaaattcatactggagaaaaaCCATTTAAATGTAATGAATGCGGTAAAGCCTTCTCTCGAATCTCATCCCTTACTCTTCATGTGAGAAGTCATACAggggagaaaccctatgaatgtaataaatgtggaaaagccttctcTCAATGCTCGTTACTTATTATACATATGAGAAGTCATACTGGCGAGAAACCCTTTGAAtgcaatgaatgtgggaaagCGTTCTCTCAGAGAGCGTCTCTTTCTATACATAAGAGAGGTCATACAGGCGAGAAACACCATGTGTACTGA
- the ZNF568 gene encoding zinc finger protein 568 isoform X2 produces the protein MKPAQRNLYRDVMLENYSNLVTVGCQVTKPDVIFKLEQEEEPWVVEEGMFGRHCPEIWEVDEQIKKQQGTLVRKLTFISKKALIKEKVSECKKIAKIIPLSSDIATSRQSFYECDSVDKDLEHNLDLLSFEKDCVREKNYEYNEYGKPFYHFSSRVVIPFKCNRCGQEFNHKFDLIRHGRIHAGDKPYQCKECGKAFSRKENLITHQKIHTGEKPFKCNECGKAFIQMSNLIRHQRIHTGEKPYACKDCWKAFSQKSNLIEHERIHTGEKPYECKECGKSFSQKQNLIEHEKIHTGEKPYACNECGRAFSRMSSVTLHMRSHTGEKPYKCNKCGKAFSQCSVFIIHMRSHTGEKPYVCSECGKAFSQSSSLTVHMRNHTAEKPYECNECGKAFSRKENLLTHQKIHTGEKPYECNECGKAFIQMSNLIRHQRIHTGEKPYACTVCGKTFSQKSNLTEHEKIHTGEKPYHCNQCGKAFSQRQNLLEHEKIHTGEKPFKCNECGKAFSRISSLTLHVRSHTGEKPYECNKCGKAFSQCSLLIIHMRSHTGEKPFECNECGKAFSQRASLSIHKRGHTGEKHHVY, from the exons ATGAAACCTGCTCAGAGGAACTTGTACCGGGATGTGATGCTGGAGAACTATAGCAACCTTGTCACAGTGG GCTGTCAAGTCACCAAACCAGATGTGATCTTCAAGTTGGAGCAGgaagaggagccctgggtggTAGAGGAAGGAATGTTTGGGAGGCACTGTCCAG AAATTTGGGAAGTTGATGAGCAGATCAAGAAGCAACAGGGAACACTTGTAAGGAAACTCACATTCATCTCCAAGAAAGCTCTGATTAAAGAAAAAGTCAGCGAATgcaaaaaaattgcaaaaataatTCCTCTGAGCTCAGACATTGCAACTTCGAGACAAAGCTTCTATGAATGTGACTCAGTTGATAAGGATTTGGAACATAATTTAGACCTACTTAGTTTTGAGAAAGACTGTGTAAGAGAGAAAAATTATGAATATAATGAGTATGGGAAACCATTTTACCATTTCTCATCTCGTGTTGTAATTCCTTTTAAGTGTAATCGATGTGGACAGGAGTTCAATCATAAATTTGACCTCATCAGACATGGGAGAATTCATGCTGGAGATAAACCCTATcaatgtaaagaatgtggaaaagcctttagcAGGAAGGAAAATCTTATAACACATCAAAAAATTCATACTGGGGAAAAACCTTTTAAGTGTAATGAATGTGGAAAGGCTTTCATTCAGATGTCAAACCTTATTAGACaccagagaattcatactggggAAAAACCTTACGCATGTAAGGATTGTTGGAAAGCCTTCAGTCAGAAATCAAATCTCATTGAACAtgagagaattcatactggagaaaagccctatgaatgtaaggaatgtgggaaatccTTCAGCCAGAAGCAAAACCTTATTGAGCATGAGAAAATTCATACTGGGGAGAAACCTTATGCATGTAATGAATGTGGTAGAGCTTTTTCTCGAATGTCATCTGTTACTCTACACATGAGAAGTCACACAGGGGAAAAACCCTATAAATGCAataaatgtggaaaagccttctcTCAATGCTCAGTATTTATTATACATATGAGAAGTCATACAGGTGAGAAACCCTATGTATgtagtgaatgtgggaaagccttctctCAAAGTTCATCCCTTACTGTGCATATGAGAAATCATACAGctgagaaaccttatgaatgtaatgaatgtgggaaagccttcagccGGAAAGAAAATCTCCTTACACATCAgaaaattcatactggagagaaaccttatgaatgtaatgaatgtgggaaagcttttaTTCAGATGTCAAACCTCATTCGACaccagagaattcatactggtgaAAAACCCTATGCATGTACAGtatgtgggaaaacctttagtCAAAAATCAAATCTTACTGAACATGAGAAAATTCATACTGGGGAGAAACCATATCATTGTAATCAATGTGGAAAAGCTTTCAGTCAGAGACAAAATCTCCTTGAGCATGAGAaaattcatactggagaaaaaCCATTTAAATGTAATGAATGCGGTAAAGCCTTCTCTCGAATCTCATCCCTTACTCTTCATGTGAGAAGTCATACAggggagaaaccctatgaatgtaataaatgtggaaaagccttctcTCAATGCTCGTTACTTATTATACATATGAGAAGTCATACTGGCGAGAAACCCTTTGAAtgcaatgaatgtgggaaagCGTTCTCTCAGAGAGCGTCTCTTTCTATACATAAGAGAGGTCATACAGGCGAGAAACACCATGTGTACTGA